The DNA region ATTGTTCGTGTATAGAGCTTATTACACCACAACTATTGCCATCGAACATATATTCGGCTTTGGTATAACCGATTCTATTTACAACTCGGCGTGCTACTTCTTGCACATCGACATACCCTTCGGTTCGTACTTCACCAGCTAATACAACCAAGCCAGTTGTTACTAATGTTTCGCAAGCTACTTTCGACTCACTATCAACCGTTAAGAAAGCATCTAATAATGCATCGGAAATTTGATCGGCCACTTTATCGGGATGACCTTCGGATACAGATTCTGAAGTAAATAAATAACTCATATTTGTTTTTTTTGCAAAAATAATATTTTTAAATTCGAAATCCTATGTTAAAACCTAAAAGTATTTTTATAGCATTATCAAAAGGTACAAAGTCGCCTCTATTTAATTTTTGGGTATTGCTATAGGGAAGATTGCTTTGCCAAGTAATATCGCGATAACCCATGCCATAAAAAAAATCGAAGGTATAGTTATTTACAGTGTGCTGGTATCCAAATTTTAAGGCAATATATTGATAAGTAGCATTTATGCCCTGTGCTCTCATTTTAAAATAATAATTGGTAATATAAGCTTTTGAATAGGAAGCATTAGCAGCTGTATAAAAACCTTCAAAAGGTGAAGTGCCCTTTTTACGAGCCAAAAAATAATATTTATATTCGGCCTGAAAACGATATCCGTTAATTTTTATTTCGTCGTTATAGCTCATAGCGGCTTCGGCTAAATAAACATATGGCGATTTACCAAGATAAGCAGCCATAATTTGTATAGTAGAAAAAGTGGCAATAGGTTTTTCGAATCCTAAGCGATATTCGGCTGTATATAAAATAGGACCTTGAAATATTGTAAATGGATTGGTTTTAATATTTAAGATGTAGGTTTTATGTTGTTCAAATGAATCGTTCCATTGGGCATAGGTAGGTGTTATGAAAATAAAATTTATCAAGCATAAAAATACGTTTATATAGTTTTTTTTGTGTTTTATGTTGGAATTCATTGTTTATTCTTTAATTCTTCGTAATAATATGGTTCTAAAACTGTGGGTATATTGCGGTTTTCTTTAATTGAACTTACTACAGGTGCAACGGTATAGGCATGGAGTATGCCCTCATTGATGGGTTTAATGAGGTTTTCGATATGTTGTTTAGATGTATTCTCATCGAGCCACGAATAAAGATGTTGTTCGGGCAGAATTAATGGCATGCGTTTTTTTTGGTTATGAATTTTTTCCATCAAACGATTAGCTGGTGTTGTTATAATACTAAAGCTATGTTTTTTTTCTCCAGTTTGATAATCAATCGATTCATTGTAAATACAACCTAAATGCAAATATTTATGTTCAATATGTTCAATAAAATAAGGGTATTTTTTTCCATTATAGAAACGCCACTCATAAAATCCTCGCACCCCTAATACACAACGTTGTTTTTTAATAGCATCTCTGAACGATGGTTTTTCAAAAATAGTTTCGCCCATAGCATTAAGTGTTTTGCTACGAATGTCATTCGCATTTTTTGCCCAAGAAGGTATAAGTCCCCACGATGACATCACAATGCTATGGTAAGTTACAATTGGCAAAACGGGAAATTGAAATCCGCTAACAAAGTAATAAAGATTGAATGAACATATTTGGTTGGTATTGATTTTTTTGTTCAATAATATGCTATATTGCTCAGCATATTTTTGTGGACTTGTTTCAATAAAAGAAATACTAAAACACATATTTTAATATAAAACTTCGAATAACTTTTGGGTAATTTTTTTATTGAGTTTAATATTGTATAGTCCTAAAATGTTTTCATTTTTTTTAATCTTGTTAATGATTTCTTTTTTTTTAGCTTCGTCAATAGAACTGTGAGTTAAAATTAATAAATAATCGAATACCTGTTCTTTCAAAAAATCAATATTCGTATTTTTTAAAAGAAATAAGTTACAGCTTTCATTTTTAAACGAATAAACATAGTATTCTGATTTTTCTTCTTTAGTATAAGGTAGTTGGCAATTTTCGGCTATAAGCTTCACTAAAACGTGCATAGGTTTTTGCGATAAAATAGACCAAATATCAATTTGCGTGATGGTATTTTGCGAAACAATTCGATGTGTTTTTTTAGCTTTCATGTTTTATTCCATTTTCTATTTTTCCAAATAACAGGTCTAAAAGCCGCTATTGCAGCTATTGTGCTAATATAAACAAAGTAAATTAAAGAAACAAATGGATAATATAAATACCAACGTCGATGTAAGTGAATAAACTTTTGCCCTATGAGAAATAGAGGTAAATCGATTAACATTTTAATTATGAAAAACAAAAATATAAAAAGTAACATGGGTGTATGAAATATAGAAAAAATAATACCGACAAACAAATAAAAATGAATTAAAAAGATAAGCCAACTTGTAAAGACTGCCATATTGTTTTTAAAATATTTGGCTTTCGATGCCCAACGTAAACGTTGCCTCAAAAATTCATTTAAATTATTTGATGGTTTTATGTTTACTACCGACGATGGATTTAAATTTAAATAGACTTTACCTTGTTGTTTTATATGTTCGTGAAGCATAAAAACATCGTCGCCCGAAGGGATAGCCATATTCATTTTTTGTGTATAGTATAATGCTCTTATTTTAGGCATAGCCATATTAGCGCCATTGCAAATAAAAGCTTTTTGAGCAATAGTAGAAGCCATGGTAATAAATTGCATGGCTGCAAAATCGAGTTGTTGAAAAACATAAAAAAATCGATTGGAGTTTATTTTTATTTGTACCGGTGCAATTATCATAGCATCGCTATCAAAAAAATTTAAGTACGATACTAACCAATCGTTTTTTAATTCTACATCGGCATCGGTAAAAACAACCCACTCAGCACTACACATCGACAATCCATATTTAATAGCGTTTTTTTTACCAGCAAGTTCATTTGGTAGCTCATAACATTTAATTCTATTATCTTTGAATTTTGATATAATATTTTTTGTTTTATCGGTCGAATGGTCGTTTATTAAAATAAGTTCAAAGTTTTTATATGATTGTTGGAGTATTTGAAAAATAAATGGTTGAATATTTTCCTCTTCGTTTCGTATGGCAACTAATACAGAAACTTTTTTTGCACTAAAATGCTTAAAGGGTTTTAAATAAAAACATTGGTATAAATAATATACATTCCACCCAATAAAACAGAGGTAAGCAGTAAATAAAAATAATCCTATAATTAAAAATATGTTCAGCTTTTTTTTTTCGTAAAAATACGAAAAAAGTTTATTCAAGCCTTATAGTATTAGATAGTAAGTATTTCTTTTTCTTTAAGTGCTAAAATATCGTCAACCTTAGCAATAAATTGGTCGGTAGCTTTTTGTATTTTTTCTTCGGCTTCTTTAATTTCATCTTCGGCAACTCCATCTTTTTTAAGTTGCTTTAATTCTTCGTTAGCATCGCGGCGAGCGTTACGAATACTAATTTTTGCTGTTTCGCCTTCGTTTTTTACTTGTTTTACCAGTTGTTTACGACGTTCTTCGCTTAATGGAGGAACAATAATACGTAAAATTTCGCCATTATTTTGTGGATTAAATCCTAAATTCGATGCCTGAATAGCTTTTTCGATTGGTTCAAGCATGCTTTTATCCCAAGGCTGAACAATAATAGAACGAGGATCGGGAGCTGCAACATTGGCTACTTGATTTAAAGGTGTTTTTGCACCATAATAATCGACATAAATACCATCTAACATAATAGGCGAAGCTTTTCCAGCACGTATCTTAAGCAACTCCGATTCAAGATGCTTAATTACCTTTTCCATTTGTTCTTTTGCGGAATCGAGGCAAAACTGAACTTCTTCTGTCATAATTCATTTATTTTATGGCAAAATTAGTTATTTTTTAATTATCTTACAATACACAAAGGTCTTAGTTCTTTTAATTTATCGAAATCTTGATGAATAAAAGCTTTTTTTTCGAGATCCAGCTTTTTCTCGTCATTCTGTGCTTGTCGAATTCCTCGTCATTCTGAGCTTGTCGAAGAATGACCCCAATGCTCATTAAGGTTGTGTGTACAGTAATACCTCGACAGGCTCGGTATGACGATGAGTGTAAGGCTGATTACTCTAAAAATATTACTATTTTTATTAGCTTGGTTGAATATTTTTATTCATTGTACATGGGTTGAAATAAGATTGATATAAGACCTTTATAAAGCTCTTATTTGTCATTGCCATCCCTTCTCGTCATTACGAATGAAGGATTGGCATGGTGTTTTGATCCCGAAAAATCGGGAGAAGCAATATTCCCGATGCTCGTTAAAATTGTGTTGTGTGTGGGGTGAAGATTGCTTCTTCTTCTCTTTTTTAAGAGAAGAATTGCAATGACGGTAAGGGGATGCGTTCGCTCGCTTGCCATGACGTGAGAGTTACACATTGCTTCTATTTTATCATTTAGATTGTTCTAATATAATAGATAAAAAGCAATATAATACATTTTAAAAGGAATAACCAATAGATAAGCCTAGCTTAATTTTGGTACCAGTATTTTTGGGACCTGTAAAACTAACTAAAAAGCCACCTTTTGCTACATTATTATCGTAGTTGCTATTACGAATGTATTCTGTATATCCAGGCCCTACGTAAAAATCGAATACAAATCCATTTTTTAAAAACCATTGCGAACCAA from Bacteroidales bacterium includes:
- a CDS encoding SOS response-associated peptidase → MCFSISFIETSPQKYAEQYSILLNKKINTNQICSFNLYYFVSGFQFPVLPIVTYHSIVMSSWGLIPSWAKNANDIRSKTLNAMGETIFEKPSFRDAIKKQRCVLGVRGFYEWRFYNGKKYPYFIEHIEHKYLHLGCIYNESIDYQTGEKKHSFSIITTPANRLMEKIHNQKKRMPLILPEQHLYSWLDENTSKQHIENLIKPINEGILHAYTVAPVVSSIKENRNIPTVLEPYYYEELKNKQ
- a CDS encoding glycosyltransferase, producing MNKLFSYFYEKKKLNIFLIIGLFLFTAYLCFIGWNVYYLYQCFYLKPFKHFSAKKVSVLVAIRNEEENIQPFIFQILQQSYKNFELILINDHSTDKTKNIISKFKDNRIKCYELPNELAGKKNAIKYGLSMCSAEWVVFTDADVELKNDWLVSYLNFFDSDAMIIAPVQIKINSNRFFYVFQQLDFAAMQFITMASTIAQKAFICNGANMAMPKIRALYYTQKMNMAIPSGDDVFMLHEHIKQQGKVYLNLNPSSVVNIKPSNNLNEFLRQRLRWASKAKYFKNNMAVFTSWLIFLIHFYLFVGIIFSIFHTPMLLFIFLFFIIKMLIDLPLFLIGQKFIHLHRRWYLYYPFVSLIYFVYISTIAAIAAFRPVIWKNRKWNKT
- the frr gene encoding ribosome recycling factor, with the translated sequence MTEEVQFCLDSAKEQMEKVIKHLESELLKIRAGKASPIMLDGIYVDYYGAKTPLNQVANVAAPDPRSIIVQPWDKSMLEPIEKAIQASNLGFNPQNNGEILRIIVPPLSEERRKQLVKQVKNEGETAKISIRNARRDANEELKQLKKDGVAEDEIKEAEEKIQKATDQFIAKVDDILALKEKEILTI